GAAGCTGATATGTGCGGCAATGGGATTAGGTGCGTTGCTGATTATGAGATTGCGCACAAACCTAAAATTGAAATCGAAACGAGAAATGGTGTATTTACCTGCTGGCGTAAAGAAGACCAAATAGGGGTTGATTTAAAACAACCTTTAATCTGTCATTGGCCAATGAAAATCCATGAATGGAGTGTCTATGTGGTTAAAGTTGGTGTTCCTCACGCAGTTGTTTTTTTGTCCTCGTTTGATCAAATTGATCTCATAAAGATAGCTCAAGAGATTCGATCTGTCTTTATTTCTGAAGGGATAAATGTAAATTTTGCAAGCTTTTTAAAAGGACAGCTTGTTGTTCGCACTTATGAGAGAGGAGTAGAAAATGAGACCATTTCTTGTGGTACGGGTTTTGCTGCCGTTGCATTTGTTGTGAGTAAACTCTATAACTTCCCACAGCCTATTTTGATAGCAAGTGCTTCTGATAAGATGACTAAACAGATGAAGTTTTTTATTTCTACAAAGGGAAATATACAGATGCTAGCAGAAGCCTGCCGAGTATTTTCAGGCAGTTTGCATTTAGCTTAAATTTTTTAAGCATATTGCAAACATATCGATAGCTAGGCATGCTCACAAATAAGGGGAACTCTATCTTAAAATTTTTACATCATGTCTGAATTTTCTTTTTCGCAAAAAAATCTAACAAAAGCTAAACAGCTATTGTTAGAACAATCTGTTAGAAAAATTTTATTTTCAGAAGCGACCTATCAAATAGAAATATTTGATAAAGAAAATACACATTCTTTTTCACCTTTTTTACATATAGATGATCAAGGAAAAATTCTAGAGGGATTTTGTTCCTGTGATGAAGCCGAAGAGACCCAATCCTGTGCACATCTTGCTGCTGCGTATTTAACTATTTTTAATGGGAATCTACAACCTCTGCATGTGCGTTTTCGTCATAGTTTTTGGAATTGCTTATGTCAAATTTTTTGTAGTCGACATGGATATAAAACAAATGTACTACGAAAAAAGGAAAAAGCTTATGAAATTAAATCCTCTACGAATAAACTTCTTTTTCATATAAAATCTTTAACCGCTGCAACCAAAAAATATTTACATACACTTTTTTTTGAACGAACGATTGAAACAGAAGAAACCTCTCTTAAATTTTCTAATTTGACTCCTGAAGAGCTGCAATTGTGGAAAGAAGGAAATCCTAGCCATCGACTAAAATATGAATTGTGTTTTTGGTCTGATCTTGCAAAATGGCTAATGTTGCTCCAGGAGAGGAAAAAACCTTATACCATTTCTTTTGAAGAAAAGGAAAAGCAGCTTCCTGATTGGCTAACGATTCAATTTACTGGTTTATTAAAAATAAAATGTTATCTCTCAGAGGTCCATTGGCCACAGTTAATTCCTGTTTTAAAAACAGTAGATTCACCGCTTATTGTTCATGGACAACCCTATTCCTATATTCGAGCTATTCATTATAATGAAGTGGATAAAAAACTTTTTATCGAAATGGATCAATCCCAAAAACAGCAACAAGAAGAAAAAGCCAAAGGGACTTCTGTAGGAGACTTTGTTTTTATTCCTAAAAAAGGCTTTTTTCCTGCTACCATAGATCCTATTTTTGAACAAAGAGAGATTTCTGCACAAAAAATTGGAAAAATATTTTTTAAGCATGCACCCATTTTACAGAGATTTTTGAATAAACCAATGCATTTGGGCAACAATTGCATTCAATATGATCTTTTTTTTGATATAGAAGAGAGACTACATATTGAATGTTTCCTCTTTGAAAAAAAAGATCTACAAAAAAAATCCTCTGCGCGATTTGGCAATTGGGTTTATCTAGAAAAAAAAGGATTTTTTCGAGTAGAAAATTGGTTATTTGATGGTATTACAAAAATTATCGAAAGAGCTGATGTTTCAGAATTTGTTTCTCAGCATAGAGCGTGGCTTAATAATTTTCCTCTCTTTCAAACACATGTCTACACCATTGAATCTCAATTGCGCTTTTTTGTGACAGCATCAAAGCAGCTGAAATTTGAATCCGCTATAGAAATACTTGAAGCAGAGGATAAAATCAGCGATTTCGGAGCATGGATTTATGTAAAAGATCAAGGGTTTTTTGCCAAGCGCACTCAGCTACAAGCGGGTTCTATCCATTCAGGGTTAACGATTGAAAAAGATCGAATTGCAGAATTCATTCAGATGCATCGAGAAGAATTGGAAGGTATTAAAGGATTTTTTTCCCCTATCTGTCCTATTCTAAAAAGTGGCTATGAAATTAGCCTGAAAAATGGGCAAATTTTTGTGCAATCCGTTATGCAATTTTTACCCGAGTATCAGGATAAAAATGTGCAAGTCTTCGATGAATTTACCTATGTGGAAAATCAAGGATTTTACGAGATTGCTTTTGAGCAGCAATTAAAGAAAAAATACGTGCCAAGTGCTTTTATTCCTAAAGAGCAAGAGGCTAATTTTGTCTTGTATGATTTAAATACGTTAGTAGACCAGATTATTGTTCTACAAAAGGAATTAACTAAACCACATTCGTTGCAATTAGAAATACGTAATTTAGAACATAAAAAAAAAAAATCCCACTTTCAATGGCATATGCGGCTTGTGTTTATCAGTGAGCTTGGAGAAGTAGATGCAAAAGAGATTTGGCAAGCAATCATGGGAAATCGTCCTTATCTTTTTACACCAGCTGGCCTTATCATCTTGAAACAATCTCGCTTTAATTGGTTAAAAGCGATTCGTAAACAGCAATGGGATGCGAAATCTTTTCTAAAATGTACAACACTAGATTGGTTGCGATTAACCGTTTTTGAAGAGATAAAAGCTCCAGAAGGGAGGTCTACACAAGCTGTGCAGACCAGGAAATGGTTAGAGAGCATTTCTCAATTTGAAACACAAACCCCAATGGATCTAACCGGATTTCAAAGTAGGCTACGGGCTTATCAGGAAACAGGAGTCAATTGGCTTTGGTTTTTATATACCTATGGACTCTCAGGAATGCTTTGTGATGAGATGGGTCTTGGCAAAACGCATCAAGCTATGGGTCTTATTGCGGCTGTATTTAATTATTTGCAAAAAAGAGCTAAGTTTCTAGTGGTTTGCCCTACCTCCGTTATATACCATTGGGAAGAATTATTAAAAAATTTTTTGCCAAAGGTGCGAGTTCTAACTTTTTATGGGGTAGGGCGCAATTTTGATCTTTTTACAACACAAGCAGACCTTTTATTAACTTCTTATGGGGTATTGCGCAGTGAGAAAACCCTTCTTTCTCAATATACCTTTGATCTTATCATTTTTGATGAAGTGCAAAATGCCAAAAATTCCCAATCCCAAACGCATAAAGCTTTGAAAACCCTTCATGCACATATGCGTCTTGGATTAACCGGAACGCCTATTGAAAATAGTTTACTAGAACTAAGATCCTTATTTGAAGTGATTGTGCCAGGATACTTACCCCAAGAAGCTCACTTTAAACATCTATTTGTCAATCCGATTGAAAAAGGACAAGACCAAGCTAGAAAAGCGCTGCTCAAGCGATTAGTCGATCCTTTTATTTTACGACGTAAGAAAAAAGAAGTGTTACTAGAGCTACCGGAAAAAATTGAGGAAATTTCTTATTGTGATCTTTCTGAAGAGCAAAAAAAAATGTATAAGGCTGCTTTTTTTCAACAGAAAAGTCAACTTATGCAGCAAATAGAAGATGAAAAGAAACCACTTCCCTATCTACATGTATTTGCTTTGTTATCCACTCTAAAGCAGATTTGCGATCATCCCTGTCTCATTAATAAGCAATTCGATGAATTCCATAAACATCAGTCAGGAAAATGGGACTTGTTTGTCCAACTATTGCAAGAGACAAGAGATAGTGGACAAAAACTTGTAGTGTTTTCGCAATACCTAAATATGCTTAATCTCATTGAAAAATATCTCAAAGAACAGAACATTGGCTTTGCGGGCATTAGAGGGAGTACGCG
This is a stretch of genomic DNA from Candidatus Rhabdochlamydia oedothoracis. It encodes these proteins:
- the dapF gene encoding diaminopimelate epimerase, with the translated sequence MIFTKYHGIGNDFILIDQRRSPIEESTFFVQIPRICDRHLGIGADGVLLLESSKRSDLQMRIFNSDGSEADMCGNGIRCVADYEIAHKPKIEIETRNGVFTCWRKEDQIGVDLKQPLICHWPMKIHEWSVYVVKVGVPHAVVFLSSFDQIDLIKIAQEIRSVFISEGINVNFASFLKGQLVVRTYERGVENETISCGTGFAAVAFVVSKLYNFPQPILIASASDKMTKQMKFFISTKGNIQMLAEACRVFSGSLHLA
- a CDS encoding DEAD/DEAH box helicase, translated to MLEQSVRKILFSEATYQIEIFDKENTHSFSPFLHIDDQGKILEGFCSCDEAEETQSCAHLAAAYLTIFNGNLQPLHVRFRHSFWNCLCQIFCSRHGYKTNVLRKKEKAYEIKSSTNKLLFHIKSLTAATKKYLHTLFFERTIETEETSLKFSNLTPEELQLWKEGNPSHRLKYELCFWSDLAKWLMLLQERKKPYTISFEEKEKQLPDWLTIQFTGLLKIKCYLSEVHWPQLIPVLKTVDSPLIVHGQPYSYIRAIHYNEVDKKLFIEMDQSQKQQQEEKAKGTSVGDFVFIPKKGFFPATIDPIFEQREISAQKIGKIFFKHAPILQRFLNKPMHLGNNCIQYDLFFDIEERLHIECFLFEKKDLQKKSSARFGNWVYLEKKGFFRVENWLFDGITKIIERADVSEFVSQHRAWLNNFPLFQTHVYTIESQLRFFVTASKQLKFESAIEILEAEDKISDFGAWIYVKDQGFFAKRTQLQAGSIHSGLTIEKDRIAEFIQMHREELEGIKGFFSPICPILKSGYEISLKNGQIFVQSVMQFLPEYQDKNVQVFDEFTYVENQGFYEIAFEQQLKKKYVPSAFIPKEQEANFVLYDLNTLVDQIIVLQKELTKPHSLQLEIRNLEHKKKKSHFQWHMRLVFISELGEVDAKEIWQAIMGNRPYLFTPAGLIILKQSRFNWLKAIRKQQWDAKSFLKCTTLDWLRLTVFEEIKAPEGRSTQAVQTRKWLESISQFETQTPMDLTGFQSRLRAYQETGVNWLWFLYTYGLSGMLCDEMGLGKTHQAMGLIAAVFNYLQKRAKFLVVCPTSVIYHWEELLKNFLPKVRVLTFYGVGRNFDLFTTQADLLLTSYGVLRSEKTLLSQYTFDLIIFDEVQNAKNSQSQTHKALKTLHAHMRLGLTGTPIENSLLELRSLFEVIVPGYLPQEAHFKHLFVNPIEKGQDQARKALLKRLVDPFILRRKKKEVLLELPEKIEEISYCDLSEEQKKMYKAAFFQQKSQLMQQIEDEKKPLPYLHVFALLSTLKQICDHPCLINKQFDEFHKHQSGKWDLFVQLLQETRDSGQKLVVFSQYLNMLNLIEKYLKEQNIGFAGIRGSTRNRREMLDRFKQDPACVVFVASLQAAGVGVDLVSASVVIHYDRWWNPARENQATDRVHRIGQNRGVQVFKLVTKNTIEEHIHKLIEKKQALMEGVIEFTDQDQIKKLNREELIHLVHLIDQDVKKI